A region of Pempheris klunzingeri isolate RE-2024b chromosome 15, fPemKlu1.hap1, whole genome shotgun sequence DNA encodes the following proteins:
- the pde4ca gene encoding 3',5'-cyclic-AMP phosphodiesterase 4C isoform X4: protein MMNKDSRFSRKMHGNFSTRRHSCIGFDVENGLSVGRSPLDPQASPGSGMVIQANFPHSQRRESFLYRSDSDFDLSPKGPSRNSSTASDLEESLKHWEVNWLSSRHTEDMIVTPFAQVLASLRTVRSNFAVITGQQDRTASKTRSSGSNPPSMCKTSLAEEPHQQLAIETLDELDWCLEQLDTLKTRHSVSEMASNKFKRMLNRELTQLSETSRSGNQVSEFISSTFLEKQHDMDIMSPPTKEKDKKKRPMSQISGVKKATHSPSLAPSTIPRFGVNASQEGPLARELEDINRWGIDIFKVSEYSGKRPLTVTMYTIFQERDLLKSFKIPADTFITFMMTLEDHYHADVAYHNNIHAADVVQSTHVLLSTPALEAVFTDLEILAALFASAIHDVDHPGVSNQFLINTNSELALMYNDSSVLENHHLAVGFKLLQEDNCDIFQNLSKKQRQSLRKMVIDMVLATDMSKHMNLLADLKTMVETKKVTSLGVLLLDNYSDRIQVLQNMVHCADLSNPTKPLELYRQWTDRIMVEFFTQGDRERDKGMEISPMCDKQNASIEKNQVGFIDYIVHPLWETWADLVHPDAQEILDTLEDNREWYQSMIPHSPSPNPEGQAEGAIAGETSALGSISADKFQFELTLEEEGESDTESPPEEEEGFSGRREPELCISDSGSGFDAVSPPHVFPKKPTAESGRTFSLDSDKDMAEDRETDQEGVSGVPRFRLGT, encoded by the exons atgatgaacaaaGACTCTCGCTTTTCAAGGAAGATGCATGGCAACTTCTCCACCCGCAGGCATTCCTGCATTGG ttttGACGTGGAGAATGGATTATCAGTGGGACGCAGCCCCCTGGACCCCCAGGCCAGCCCCGGCTCTGGTATGGTCATACAGGCCAACTTTCCTCACAGCCAGCGGCGGGAATCCTTCCTCTACCGCTCCGACTCTGACTTTGACCTTTCACCCAAAGGTCCTTCCAGAAACTCCTCCACTGCCAGTGACCT ggaAGAAAGCTTGAAGCACTGGGAAGTCAACTGGTTGTCATCTCG ACATACAGAAGACATGATTGTCACACCATTTGCACAG GTCCTCGCCAGCCTGAGGACAGTCCGAAGTAACTTTGCCGTCATAACCGGCCAACAAGATCGCACAGCCAGCAA GACACGATCATCAGGCAGCAATCCTCCATCCATGTGCAAGACAAGCCTCGCAG AGGAGCCTCACCAGCAGCTGGCTATAGAGACCCTCGATGAGCTGGACTGGTGTCTGGAACAGCTGGACACACTGAAAACTCGACACTCTGTCAGCGAGATGGCCTCCAATAAG ttCAAGAGGATGCTGAACCGAGAGCTCACCCAGCTGTCAGAAACCAGCCGATCAGGGAACCAGGTGTCTGAGTTCATCTCCAGCACCTTCCTTG AGAAGCAACATGACATGGACATCATGTCTCCCCCCACCAAGgagaaggacaagaagaagCGGCCCATGTCCCAGATCAGCGGTGTGAAGAAGGCCACCCACAGCCCCAGCCTCGCCCCCTCCACCATCCCTCGCTTTGGGGTCAACGCCAGCCAGGAAGGACCCCTCGCCAGG GAGTTGGAGGACATAAACAGATGGGGAATTGACATCTTTAAGGTCTCTGAGTACTCGGGGAAGCGCCCGCTGACGGTCACCATGTACACCATCTTTCAG GAACGTGACTTGCTGAAGTCCTTTAAGATTCCAGCGGACACTTTCATTACCTTCATGATGACTTTGGAGGATCATTACCATGCTGACGTGGCCTACCACAACAACATCCATGCTGCAGATGTGGTCCAGTCCACACATGTCTTACTGTCCACACCCGCTCTGGAG GCTGTGTTTACTGATCTGGAGATCCTCGCCGCTCTGTTTGCCAGTGCTATCCATGATGTGGATCACCCTGGAGTTTCCAATCAGTTCCTCATCAACACCA ACTCAGAGTTGGCCCTGATGTACAACGACTCGTCGGTGCTGGAGAATCACCACCTGGCCGTTGGCTTCAAGCTTCTGCAGGAGGACAACTGTGACATCTTTCAGAACCTCagcaaaaaacagagacagtcGCTGCGCAAAATGGTCATAGATATG GTGCTGGCTACAGATATGTCTAAGCACATGAACCTACTGGCAGACCTGAAAACCATGGTGGAGACAAAGAAAGTCACCAGTCTAGGAGTCTTACTGCTGGACAACTACTCAGACCGCATACAG GTCCTCCAGAACATGGTTCACTGTGCAGACCTCAGCAACCCCACCAAGCCTCTTGAGCTGTATCGGCAGTGGACAGACCGCATCATGGTGGAGTTTTTCACCCAgggggacagggagagagacaagggCATGGAGATCAGCCCCATGTGTGACAAACAAAATGCCTCAATAGAGAAGAACCAG gtGGGGTTCATTGACTACATTGTTCATCCTTTGTGGGAGACGTGGGCCGACCTTGTCCACCCAGATGCTCAGGAGATCCTGGACACGCTGGAGGATAACAGAGAGTGGTACCAGAGCATGATCCCCCACAGCCCCTCACCCAACCCAGAGGGCCAGGCGGAGGGAGCCATCGCCGGGGAAACCTCTGCGCTTGGCTCCATTTCAGCCGACAAGTTCCAGTTTGAGCTGACCctggaagaagaaggagagtcTGATACTGAGAGTCcacctgaggaagaggagggcttCAGCGGCAGGAGGGAGCCTGAACTCTGCATATCTGATTCTGGCAGTGGATTTGATgcagtttctcctcctcacGTGTTCCCCAAAAAGCCCACTGCTGAGTCAGGCAGGACGTTTTCTTTAGACTCTGATAAAGATATGgcagaagacag
- the pde4ca gene encoding 3',5'-cyclic-AMP phosphodiesterase 4C isoform X2 gives MSELCSESSEEEQSEVEERPRERRGPRLPIIQLMPRSRVGSPGGSPKISPKDSPRGSPRNSPLLFRKLLMNRSINLQRRRFTLAHTPSFDVENGLSVGRSPLDPQASPGSGMVIQANFPHSQRRESFLYRSDSDFDLSPKGPSRNSSTASDLHTEDMIVTPFAQVLASLRTVRSNFAVITGQQDRTASKTRSSGSNPPSMCKTSLAEEPHQQLAIETLDELDWCLEQLDTLKTRHSVSEMASNKFKRMLNRELTQLSETSRSGNQVSEFISSTFLEKQHDMDIMSPPTKEKDKKKRPMSQISGVKKATHSPSLAPSTIPRFGVNASQEGPLARELEDINRWGIDIFKVSEYSGKRPLTVTMYTIFQERDLLKSFKIPADTFITFMMTLEDHYHADVAYHNNIHAADVVQSTHVLLSTPALEAVFTDLEILAALFASAIHDVDHPGVSNQFLINTNSELALMYNDSSVLENHHLAVGFKLLQEDNCDIFQNLSKKQRQSLRKMVIDMVLATDMSKHMNLLADLKTMVETKKVTSLGVLLLDNYSDRIQVLQNMVHCADLSNPTKPLELYRQWTDRIMVEFFTQGDRERDKGMEISPMCDKQNASIEKNQVGFIDYIVHPLWETWADLVHPDAQEILDTLEDNREWYQSMIPHSPSPNPEGQAEGAIAGETSALGSISADKFQFELTLEEEGESDTESPPEEEEGFSGRREPELCISDSGSGFDAVSPPHVFPKKPTAESGRTFSLDSDKDMAEDRETDQEGVSGVPRFRLGT, from the exons ATGAGCGAGCTGTGCTCTGAGAGCTCTGAAGAAGAGCAGTCTGAAGTTGAGGAGAGGCCACGGGAACGAAGGGGGCCCAGGCTGCCCATCATTCAGCTCATGCCCAGGTCCAGAGTGGGCTCCCCTGGAGGATCCCCAAAGATCTCGCCCAAGGATTCCCCACGTGGGTCGCCTCGAAACTCCCCGCTGCTCTTCAGAAAACTGCTGATGAACCgcagcatcaacctccagaggcGTCGCTTCACTCTGGCCCACACGCCCAG ttttGACGTGGAGAATGGATTATCAGTGGGACGCAGCCCCCTGGACCCCCAGGCCAGCCCCGGCTCTGGTATGGTCATACAGGCCAACTTTCCTCACAGCCAGCGGCGGGAATCCTTCCTCTACCGCTCCGACTCTGACTTTGACCTTTCACCCAAAGGTCCTTCCAGAAACTCCTCCACTGCCAGTGACCT ACATACAGAAGACATGATTGTCACACCATTTGCACAG GTCCTCGCCAGCCTGAGGACAGTCCGAAGTAACTTTGCCGTCATAACCGGCCAACAAGATCGCACAGCCAGCAA GACACGATCATCAGGCAGCAATCCTCCATCCATGTGCAAGACAAGCCTCGCAG AGGAGCCTCACCAGCAGCTGGCTATAGAGACCCTCGATGAGCTGGACTGGTGTCTGGAACAGCTGGACACACTGAAAACTCGACACTCTGTCAGCGAGATGGCCTCCAATAAG ttCAAGAGGATGCTGAACCGAGAGCTCACCCAGCTGTCAGAAACCAGCCGATCAGGGAACCAGGTGTCTGAGTTCATCTCCAGCACCTTCCTTG AGAAGCAACATGACATGGACATCATGTCTCCCCCCACCAAGgagaaggacaagaagaagCGGCCCATGTCCCAGATCAGCGGTGTGAAGAAGGCCACCCACAGCCCCAGCCTCGCCCCCTCCACCATCCCTCGCTTTGGGGTCAACGCCAGCCAGGAAGGACCCCTCGCCAGG GAGTTGGAGGACATAAACAGATGGGGAATTGACATCTTTAAGGTCTCTGAGTACTCGGGGAAGCGCCCGCTGACGGTCACCATGTACACCATCTTTCAG GAACGTGACTTGCTGAAGTCCTTTAAGATTCCAGCGGACACTTTCATTACCTTCATGATGACTTTGGAGGATCATTACCATGCTGACGTGGCCTACCACAACAACATCCATGCTGCAGATGTGGTCCAGTCCACACATGTCTTACTGTCCACACCCGCTCTGGAG GCTGTGTTTACTGATCTGGAGATCCTCGCCGCTCTGTTTGCCAGTGCTATCCATGATGTGGATCACCCTGGAGTTTCCAATCAGTTCCTCATCAACACCA ACTCAGAGTTGGCCCTGATGTACAACGACTCGTCGGTGCTGGAGAATCACCACCTGGCCGTTGGCTTCAAGCTTCTGCAGGAGGACAACTGTGACATCTTTCAGAACCTCagcaaaaaacagagacagtcGCTGCGCAAAATGGTCATAGATATG GTGCTGGCTACAGATATGTCTAAGCACATGAACCTACTGGCAGACCTGAAAACCATGGTGGAGACAAAGAAAGTCACCAGTCTAGGAGTCTTACTGCTGGACAACTACTCAGACCGCATACAG GTCCTCCAGAACATGGTTCACTGTGCAGACCTCAGCAACCCCACCAAGCCTCTTGAGCTGTATCGGCAGTGGACAGACCGCATCATGGTGGAGTTTTTCACCCAgggggacagggagagagacaagggCATGGAGATCAGCCCCATGTGTGACAAACAAAATGCCTCAATAGAGAAGAACCAG gtGGGGTTCATTGACTACATTGTTCATCCTTTGTGGGAGACGTGGGCCGACCTTGTCCACCCAGATGCTCAGGAGATCCTGGACACGCTGGAGGATAACAGAGAGTGGTACCAGAGCATGATCCCCCACAGCCCCTCACCCAACCCAGAGGGCCAGGCGGAGGGAGCCATCGCCGGGGAAACCTCTGCGCTTGGCTCCATTTCAGCCGACAAGTTCCAGTTTGAGCTGACCctggaagaagaaggagagtcTGATACTGAGAGTCcacctgaggaagaggagggcttCAGCGGCAGGAGGGAGCCTGAACTCTGCATATCTGATTCTGGCAGTGGATTTGATgcagtttctcctcctcacGTGTTCCCCAAAAAGCCCACTGCTGAGTCAGGCAGGACGTTTTCTTTAGACTCTGATAAAGATATGgcagaagacag
- the pde4ca gene encoding 3',5'-cyclic-AMP phosphodiesterase 4C isoform X1, translating to MSELCSESSEEEQSEVEERPRERRGPRLPIIQLMPRSRVGSPGGSPKISPKDSPRGSPRNSPLLFRKLLMNRSINLQRRRFTLAHTPSFDVENGLSVGRSPLDPQASPGSGMVIQANFPHSQRRESFLYRSDSDFDLSPKGPSRNSSTASDLEESLKHWEVNWLSSRHTEDMIVTPFAQVLASLRTVRSNFAVITGQQDRTASKTRSSGSNPPSMCKTSLAEEPHQQLAIETLDELDWCLEQLDTLKTRHSVSEMASNKFKRMLNRELTQLSETSRSGNQVSEFISSTFLEKQHDMDIMSPPTKEKDKKKRPMSQISGVKKATHSPSLAPSTIPRFGVNASQEGPLARELEDINRWGIDIFKVSEYSGKRPLTVTMYTIFQERDLLKSFKIPADTFITFMMTLEDHYHADVAYHNNIHAADVVQSTHVLLSTPALEAVFTDLEILAALFASAIHDVDHPGVSNQFLINTNSELALMYNDSSVLENHHLAVGFKLLQEDNCDIFQNLSKKQRQSLRKMVIDMVLATDMSKHMNLLADLKTMVETKKVTSLGVLLLDNYSDRIQVLQNMVHCADLSNPTKPLELYRQWTDRIMVEFFTQGDRERDKGMEISPMCDKQNASIEKNQVGFIDYIVHPLWETWADLVHPDAQEILDTLEDNREWYQSMIPHSPSPNPEGQAEGAIAGETSALGSISADKFQFELTLEEEGESDTESPPEEEEGFSGRREPELCISDSGSGFDAVSPPHVFPKKPTAESGRTFSLDSDKDMAEDRETDQEGVSGVPRFRLGT from the exons ATGAGCGAGCTGTGCTCTGAGAGCTCTGAAGAAGAGCAGTCTGAAGTTGAGGAGAGGCCACGGGAACGAAGGGGGCCCAGGCTGCCCATCATTCAGCTCATGCCCAGGTCCAGAGTGGGCTCCCCTGGAGGATCCCCAAAGATCTCGCCCAAGGATTCCCCACGTGGGTCGCCTCGAAACTCCCCGCTGCTCTTCAGAAAACTGCTGATGAACCgcagcatcaacctccagaggcGTCGCTTCACTCTGGCCCACACGCCCAG ttttGACGTGGAGAATGGATTATCAGTGGGACGCAGCCCCCTGGACCCCCAGGCCAGCCCCGGCTCTGGTATGGTCATACAGGCCAACTTTCCTCACAGCCAGCGGCGGGAATCCTTCCTCTACCGCTCCGACTCTGACTTTGACCTTTCACCCAAAGGTCCTTCCAGAAACTCCTCCACTGCCAGTGACCT ggaAGAAAGCTTGAAGCACTGGGAAGTCAACTGGTTGTCATCTCG ACATACAGAAGACATGATTGTCACACCATTTGCACAG GTCCTCGCCAGCCTGAGGACAGTCCGAAGTAACTTTGCCGTCATAACCGGCCAACAAGATCGCACAGCCAGCAA GACACGATCATCAGGCAGCAATCCTCCATCCATGTGCAAGACAAGCCTCGCAG AGGAGCCTCACCAGCAGCTGGCTATAGAGACCCTCGATGAGCTGGACTGGTGTCTGGAACAGCTGGACACACTGAAAACTCGACACTCTGTCAGCGAGATGGCCTCCAATAAG ttCAAGAGGATGCTGAACCGAGAGCTCACCCAGCTGTCAGAAACCAGCCGATCAGGGAACCAGGTGTCTGAGTTCATCTCCAGCACCTTCCTTG AGAAGCAACATGACATGGACATCATGTCTCCCCCCACCAAGgagaaggacaagaagaagCGGCCCATGTCCCAGATCAGCGGTGTGAAGAAGGCCACCCACAGCCCCAGCCTCGCCCCCTCCACCATCCCTCGCTTTGGGGTCAACGCCAGCCAGGAAGGACCCCTCGCCAGG GAGTTGGAGGACATAAACAGATGGGGAATTGACATCTTTAAGGTCTCTGAGTACTCGGGGAAGCGCCCGCTGACGGTCACCATGTACACCATCTTTCAG GAACGTGACTTGCTGAAGTCCTTTAAGATTCCAGCGGACACTTTCATTACCTTCATGATGACTTTGGAGGATCATTACCATGCTGACGTGGCCTACCACAACAACATCCATGCTGCAGATGTGGTCCAGTCCACACATGTCTTACTGTCCACACCCGCTCTGGAG GCTGTGTTTACTGATCTGGAGATCCTCGCCGCTCTGTTTGCCAGTGCTATCCATGATGTGGATCACCCTGGAGTTTCCAATCAGTTCCTCATCAACACCA ACTCAGAGTTGGCCCTGATGTACAACGACTCGTCGGTGCTGGAGAATCACCACCTGGCCGTTGGCTTCAAGCTTCTGCAGGAGGACAACTGTGACATCTTTCAGAACCTCagcaaaaaacagagacagtcGCTGCGCAAAATGGTCATAGATATG GTGCTGGCTACAGATATGTCTAAGCACATGAACCTACTGGCAGACCTGAAAACCATGGTGGAGACAAAGAAAGTCACCAGTCTAGGAGTCTTACTGCTGGACAACTACTCAGACCGCATACAG GTCCTCCAGAACATGGTTCACTGTGCAGACCTCAGCAACCCCACCAAGCCTCTTGAGCTGTATCGGCAGTGGACAGACCGCATCATGGTGGAGTTTTTCACCCAgggggacagggagagagacaagggCATGGAGATCAGCCCCATGTGTGACAAACAAAATGCCTCAATAGAGAAGAACCAG gtGGGGTTCATTGACTACATTGTTCATCCTTTGTGGGAGACGTGGGCCGACCTTGTCCACCCAGATGCTCAGGAGATCCTGGACACGCTGGAGGATAACAGAGAGTGGTACCAGAGCATGATCCCCCACAGCCCCTCACCCAACCCAGAGGGCCAGGCGGAGGGAGCCATCGCCGGGGAAACCTCTGCGCTTGGCTCCATTTCAGCCGACAAGTTCCAGTTTGAGCTGACCctggaagaagaaggagagtcTGATACTGAGAGTCcacctgaggaagaggagggcttCAGCGGCAGGAGGGAGCCTGAACTCTGCATATCTGATTCTGGCAGTGGATTTGATgcagtttctcctcctcacGTGTTCCCCAAAAAGCCCACTGCTGAGTCAGGCAGGACGTTTTCTTTAGACTCTGATAAAGATATGgcagaagacag
- the pde4ca gene encoding 3',5'-cyclic-AMP phosphodiesterase 4C isoform X3, whose translation MSVPTNCGFCYSVERSITVRSGNIWGSPCAVNRPIDIIQKRRRFDVENGLSVGRSPLDPQASPGSGMVIQANFPHSQRRESFLYRSDSDFDLSPKGPSRNSSTASDLEESLKHWEVNWLSSRHTEDMIVTPFAQVLASLRTVRSNFAVITGQQDRTASKTRSSGSNPPSMCKTSLAEEPHQQLAIETLDELDWCLEQLDTLKTRHSVSEMASNKFKRMLNRELTQLSETSRSGNQVSEFISSTFLEKQHDMDIMSPPTKEKDKKKRPMSQISGVKKATHSPSLAPSTIPRFGVNASQEGPLARELEDINRWGIDIFKVSEYSGKRPLTVTMYTIFQERDLLKSFKIPADTFITFMMTLEDHYHADVAYHNNIHAADVVQSTHVLLSTPALEAVFTDLEILAALFASAIHDVDHPGVSNQFLINTNSELALMYNDSSVLENHHLAVGFKLLQEDNCDIFQNLSKKQRQSLRKMVIDMVLATDMSKHMNLLADLKTMVETKKVTSLGVLLLDNYSDRIQVLQNMVHCADLSNPTKPLELYRQWTDRIMVEFFTQGDRERDKGMEISPMCDKQNASIEKNQVGFIDYIVHPLWETWADLVHPDAQEILDTLEDNREWYQSMIPHSPSPNPEGQAEGAIAGETSALGSISADKFQFELTLEEEGESDTESPPEEEEGFSGRREPELCISDSGSGFDAVSPPHVFPKKPTAESGRTFSLDSDKDMAEDRETDQEGVSGVPRFRLGT comes from the exons ATGAGTGTGCCGACGAACTGTGGGTTCTGTTACTCTGTGGAGCGGAGTATCACTGTGAGGAGTGGGAACATATGGGGATCACCGTGCGCTGTCAACAGGCCTATTGACATCATACAGAAACGCAGGCG ttttGACGTGGAGAATGGATTATCAGTGGGACGCAGCCCCCTGGACCCCCAGGCCAGCCCCGGCTCTGGTATGGTCATACAGGCCAACTTTCCTCACAGCCAGCGGCGGGAATCCTTCCTCTACCGCTCCGACTCTGACTTTGACCTTTCACCCAAAGGTCCTTCCAGAAACTCCTCCACTGCCAGTGACCT ggaAGAAAGCTTGAAGCACTGGGAAGTCAACTGGTTGTCATCTCG ACATACAGAAGACATGATTGTCACACCATTTGCACAG GTCCTCGCCAGCCTGAGGACAGTCCGAAGTAACTTTGCCGTCATAACCGGCCAACAAGATCGCACAGCCAGCAA GACACGATCATCAGGCAGCAATCCTCCATCCATGTGCAAGACAAGCCTCGCAG AGGAGCCTCACCAGCAGCTGGCTATAGAGACCCTCGATGAGCTGGACTGGTGTCTGGAACAGCTGGACACACTGAAAACTCGACACTCTGTCAGCGAGATGGCCTCCAATAAG ttCAAGAGGATGCTGAACCGAGAGCTCACCCAGCTGTCAGAAACCAGCCGATCAGGGAACCAGGTGTCTGAGTTCATCTCCAGCACCTTCCTTG AGAAGCAACATGACATGGACATCATGTCTCCCCCCACCAAGgagaaggacaagaagaagCGGCCCATGTCCCAGATCAGCGGTGTGAAGAAGGCCACCCACAGCCCCAGCCTCGCCCCCTCCACCATCCCTCGCTTTGGGGTCAACGCCAGCCAGGAAGGACCCCTCGCCAGG GAGTTGGAGGACATAAACAGATGGGGAATTGACATCTTTAAGGTCTCTGAGTACTCGGGGAAGCGCCCGCTGACGGTCACCATGTACACCATCTTTCAG GAACGTGACTTGCTGAAGTCCTTTAAGATTCCAGCGGACACTTTCATTACCTTCATGATGACTTTGGAGGATCATTACCATGCTGACGTGGCCTACCACAACAACATCCATGCTGCAGATGTGGTCCAGTCCACACATGTCTTACTGTCCACACCCGCTCTGGAG GCTGTGTTTACTGATCTGGAGATCCTCGCCGCTCTGTTTGCCAGTGCTATCCATGATGTGGATCACCCTGGAGTTTCCAATCAGTTCCTCATCAACACCA ACTCAGAGTTGGCCCTGATGTACAACGACTCGTCGGTGCTGGAGAATCACCACCTGGCCGTTGGCTTCAAGCTTCTGCAGGAGGACAACTGTGACATCTTTCAGAACCTCagcaaaaaacagagacagtcGCTGCGCAAAATGGTCATAGATATG GTGCTGGCTACAGATATGTCTAAGCACATGAACCTACTGGCAGACCTGAAAACCATGGTGGAGACAAAGAAAGTCACCAGTCTAGGAGTCTTACTGCTGGACAACTACTCAGACCGCATACAG GTCCTCCAGAACATGGTTCACTGTGCAGACCTCAGCAACCCCACCAAGCCTCTTGAGCTGTATCGGCAGTGGACAGACCGCATCATGGTGGAGTTTTTCACCCAgggggacagggagagagacaagggCATGGAGATCAGCCCCATGTGTGACAAACAAAATGCCTCAATAGAGAAGAACCAG gtGGGGTTCATTGACTACATTGTTCATCCTTTGTGGGAGACGTGGGCCGACCTTGTCCACCCAGATGCTCAGGAGATCCTGGACACGCTGGAGGATAACAGAGAGTGGTACCAGAGCATGATCCCCCACAGCCCCTCACCCAACCCAGAGGGCCAGGCGGAGGGAGCCATCGCCGGGGAAACCTCTGCGCTTGGCTCCATTTCAGCCGACAAGTTCCAGTTTGAGCTGACCctggaagaagaaggagagtcTGATACTGAGAGTCcacctgaggaagaggagggcttCAGCGGCAGGAGGGAGCCTGAACTCTGCATATCTGATTCTGGCAGTGGATTTGATgcagtttctcctcctcacGTGTTCCCCAAAAAGCCCACTGCTGAGTCAGGCAGGACGTTTTCTTTAGACTCTGATAAAGATATGgcagaagacag